Below is a window of Acidobacteriota bacterium DNA.
GCCCGGCATACAGGTCCCGCTTCTGCTGGAGGTCTCACGACCTCACGCAGGGGACCGCGCTACCCTACTGCTCAGCGGTTCATAGGGGTGGGCTCCTTTCATCCCACGAGGAACACGCCGCTTCACGGCGCACCAAAATGCACCTTCCGGGACGTGTCGCCGAACGCGCGTGTGGGCCCTACCCCACGCCTGTCCCGGCCCTCACGGTGCGTTTTGCAGACTGACGCCCTTCGACTTCGCTCAGGACTTCGCAGTCGGCTTGGTTCGAGGGGCCGCTTCGGAAACCGTCTCCCCGTCAACCTATCGCAGGGCGCGATTTGTTCGCGCCCCGGGTACAATACTGGCGCATGAGGTTGACGCACGTCTTCGCGGCGCGGCAGCGCATCGCGCCGCACATCAGGCGCACGCCGCTGGTCCACTCGCCGTGGCTCTCGTCGCAGGCGGGGGCGACTGTCAGGCTGAAACTCGAGTCGCTCCAGGTGACCAACTCGTTCAAGGCCCGTGGCGCGGTCAACGTCGCCGCGGCACGACTCGAACGGGAGGCCGGCGACGTCGAGCGATCACGACTGCTCGTGACGGCGTCGGCCGGCAATCACGGCCGGGCGATGGCGTATGCGTGCGAGCGCCTGGGCTTGCGGCTGGTTGTCTTCACGCCGAAAGACGCACCGCGCGCCAAGCTGGATCCCATCACGCGGCATGGCGCCGATTTGCGTGCCGAAGCGTCGAGTTACGAAGAGGCTGAACTGCTGGCAAAGCGTTTCGCCGAAGCCTCGCGCGTCACCTACATTTCGCCCTACAGCCACCCGGACGTGATTGCTGGCGCGGCCACGATCG
It encodes the following:
- a CDS encoding threonine/serine dehydratase, with amino-acid sequence MRLTHVFAARQRIAPHIRRTPLVHSPWLSSQAGATVRLKLESLQVTNSFKARGAVNVAAARLEREAGDVERSRLLVTASAGNHGRAMAYACERLGLRLVVFTPKDAPRAKLDPITRHGADLRAEASSYEEAELLAKRFAEASRVTYISPYSHPDVIAGAATIALEILEDWPEVDTILVPVGGGGLVSGIALAIKAVSSHVQVVGVEAEASPAFSTSLAAGRITKVTVRPTIADGLAGNMDPDTITFDLVQRHVDRVVVASERAIEDAVRGLMTHEHLVAEGAGAAAVAALAEGLHVKGRHIAVVLSGSNIDSARLGALLTDRRV